A region from the Arachis ipaensis cultivar K30076 chromosome B01, Araip1.1, whole genome shotgun sequence genome encodes:
- the LOC107610767 gene encoding uncharacterized protein LOC107610767 translates to MANAHMQNCVMHMWKNFINRLKDLYIRKIVWDCAKCTTVPEFKATMERLKEVNKDAWSYLIKFDSATWVRAYFSHDPKVDNLTNNMCESFNSKIVKYRCNPIFTICEEVRCYLMRCMVQHKRLIDCHHGKLAPVQEKRLKRLVKPSNKWIAEWIGDNEHKRFEVTYMGSKLDVDLIKHTCTCNRWQLTAIRKRHDNMEHYVHLWLCMESLKKTYEHFIQPVTSEEFWTWTDQTRPAAAIIKRPIGRPKVHNRQKDPAETVIEGEKLKRNFYVTCSKCGQTGHNYNTCKGAPSNPNGKPKTRKP, encoded by the exons ATGGCAAATGCACATATGCAGAATTGTGTCATGCACATGTGGAAGAACTTCATCAACCGTTTGAAGGACTTATACATCAGGAAAATTGTGTGGGATTGTGCAAAATGTACGACTGTGCCTGAGTTCAAGGCAACAATGGAGAGGCTAAAGGAAGTTAATAAGGATGCCTGGTCATACCTGATAAAATTTGATTCTGCAACATGGGTAAGGGCCTACTTCAGTCATGATCCAAAAGTTGACAACCTGACTAACAATATGTGTGAGTCTTTCAATTCCAAGATTGTCAAGTATAGGTGCAATCCTATATTCACAATATGCGAGGAAGTGCGCTGCTACCTCATGAGGTGTATGGTTCAACACAAGAGACTAATAGACTGCCATCACGGAAAGCTTGCACCAGTTCAAGAGAAAAGGTTGAAGCGGCTTGTCAAGCCGAGTAACAAATGGATTGCAGAGTGGATTGGTGATAACGAGCACAAGCGATTTGAGGTCACATACATGGGATCTAAGTTGGATGTGGACCTGATCAAGCATACATGCACATGTAACAGATGGCAACTAACCG CAATAAGAAAAAGGCATGACAACATGGAACATTATGTCCATCTATGGTTATGCATGGAATCTCTGAAGAAGACTTACGAGCACTTTATCCAGCCTGTTACTAGTGAAGAGTTCTGGACATGGACTGATCAGACAAGGCCTGCTGCAGCTATCATCAAGAGACCAATCGGTCGTCCAAAGGTCCATAATAGGCAGAAAGACCCAGCAGAAACTGTTATTGAAGGTGAAAAATTGAAGAGGAATTTCTATGTGACCTGCAGCAAGTGTGGTCAAACAGGACACAACTATAATACTTGCAAGGGTGCGCCATCCAACCCAAATGGGAAACCTAAGACCAGGAAACCATAG